The Atribacter laminatus genome contains the following window.
AAAGATAGAAATAAAAGATGTCAATGAGCTTTATCCGCAAGAGAAAATAATTAAAATTTCAGCACTTTCAGGAAAAGGTATTGATAGACTATTGGATCAAATTGTTGAGAAGGTTCAGCTAATTAAAGATAACTATGACGAAGACTATTTAGCATTTAACTTTAGACAACAAAACGAACTCTTTAAGGCTTCTACATTTTTAGAACAAGCACAAAAATCATTAGAGGAAGGATTCCCAATTGATGTTGTTAGTATTGATATAGACGAAGCTCTTCGATGTTTAAAGAGAATAAACGGTGAAGACATAGATGAAAAAGTTGTTGATAGCATATTCAATAATTTTTGTGTTGGTAAATAAAAGATATTCGAGTGTTTAACCACCATCATTCCACAGAAAATCAGCAAAGGAAAAAGAAACTGACTCAGTGATTTTTAATTCGATAAAGCAAAAATGCAATCTTATTATTTAATTTTCTCAAGAGAAAAGAAATAATGACCACTCGTCGATTTTATAAAGGTTTTTTTTGAGGAATGCCAATTCGTCTTGGATAAATTGCTGGTGTTGAGGCTGATTTCGAGATAAATAAAAAATGATTGGTTCGGTTTGATAAGGGAATTGGAATAGGTATAATCGAATCTAACTGACAATTCAGTAGGGAAAGTGAGTTGGAAGCAAGAGAAATTTCTTTTTGATAGGAAATCCCTTTAAAAAAGACTGCCCTACCCTTCACTTTAATAAACGGAGTAACTAATTCTATATTGGTTGCTAAAGTACTCAAAGCACGAGTCATAGCAAAATCAAATTTTTCTCGGTATAAAGAGCTATGACCTAAAGATTCAGCTCTATCGCATAAAAAAAAGGATTGGTCGAGATTAAGATGGTTTGAAACAATTTTTAAAAAATCGATCTTTTTATGATTTGAATCAAGATAATAAAAGTGGATGTTAGGGAATAAAATATTCAGTGGCATACCAGGAATACCAGCTCCGGTACCAACATCAATAGCCGTATTGATTTCATTAAAAGGAAAATTGGTTTTTAATAAAGAGAAACTATCAAAAATAAGTTCAACTAATATAGATTCATGCGTTTTAAAACCGGTTAAATTAAAAAGACGATTATTCATTTCTATCATATTTAAAAAATAAATTATTTGATCTTTCTGAGATGAATTAATTGAAATATTCAGTTCTTTAAGTCCTTTTTCGAGGAGAAAATGAATGCGATTATCCACAAGTTATCAACAATCCCTTTTTATTAACGAAAAACTTAGATTTTTAAAATTGAAAGAAAAAAATTTAAAGAAAACCGAAAAATGCCTTATATATCGACAAAAATTTGATATATTGTTAATATAATGAAGTTTTAAAAACAAAATGGAAAAAATATGAGAAAGATATTAGAAAGTTATCCACAAGTTAAATAGGTAAAAATAAAAATGTTCCACGTGGAACATTTTTAAAAAGAACAATAAGATTATTTCACCAACGATGAATATATTAAAAGATAAAATGAAAATGGTAAAGAGTTAATTTTGACGATGGATAATATGAATGGATATTATGAAATAATTCAATACTCATAAAGTATAAAATTTACCTGAAGAAAATTGATTTCAAGAAATCTCCATTTCGATACCACAAATTATTCTATATTTAACTGAATAGCCTATCGTGACGTATAATAGCGCCAAAAAAGGATGAAAAACCCCATTGGCATACAAGAGTAATCTACAATAAGAAATTGGGGCAATGAGTTTTAACAGGTAGGATATTGAACTATATTGTAGTGACTGAGAAAGGCAGATATATCAGTTCAGAATTAAAAATTCGCCCTTCAACAAGAGGAAAAAAGAGCTATGGATTATTTGGTAACAAATCGCATCACTCATCATTTCCCTTTATCCCAAAGGAGAGGACGATATTAAAGAAATATGCATGCAGCAGTATTATCAGAAAAATCCACATGCTCATAACCAAAACTCAATGGAGATGAAAATAGTTTATCAATCGTCTTTGCTCTCTCCGATGAAGGAGTGAGGGAAGCAATAAAAAAAGATAAAATAGCCACTTCTCCTCAATGGGAGTAGTTGAAAATGAGGGGAATAGGCAAGTTTGAGAACCAGGGTAATTGCTCTGATCAAGTTCCCTTTTATCATTCCAATAGCTACAAGATACTTTGAGGATCTGAAAATGAACGAATTATCATAGATTAAGGAGAATAATAATTTATGCCGATCCATTACGGAGATAGGATTTATATCTATATAGATGATGGTAGAGATTATATTTTGACTGTTCAAGAGGGAAAACAATTTAGTACCCATCGGGGAAATATAATGCACGATGAAATAGCGGGGAAAAATTATGGAGAGAATGTATTGACGACGAAAGGCAATAAGGTATATTTATTGCCAGTTGGTATAATAGAAAATATTTACCACATGAGAAGATGCTCTCAAATTGTATATCCCAAAGATCTTGGATTTATTTTGCTTATGTTAGATATAAGGGAGGGAAACCGTGTAATAGATGTGGGATTAGGAAGTGGATCGATGTCAGCTGCCATGGCACGGTTGGTTGGAAATACAGGAATGGTATATGCTTACGAAAGAAGAGAAGACATGATATCATTGGCGACTCAGAATCTTATTGTTTGGAAATTAATTGATAGAGTTACAATTCAGCAAAGAGATATAGAAGTTGGTTTTGATGAAAAAGAGATAGATGCTATATTTCTTGATGTGCCTCAACCATGGGATTATCTGAAGCAATGTTGGGATGCCCTGGCCGGTGGTGGAAGGTTGGGAATTGTCTCACCTACAGCAGGACAGGTTATGGAGGTCTTACGTTCTTTAAACAAGTTACCATTTATTATAATAGAAGTCTGGGAGAATATGTTTCGTCAATATAAACCAGACCCCTATACCTTTCGACCTTATGATCGGATGGTTGCTCATACTACCTATATGATTTTTGCTAGAAAAGTTAACGATATTTAGAATTGACCACCATGCTGCTTTTGCAACACCAGATGAGGATGAAAATAGGTATCCAGGAATCGATTCCCCCTTTAGCAAAGGGGTTAGGGGATTTGAATTTTTTACTGCTCCGTCATTGCGAGAAGCCCAACCGTTCTTTGGTTGGGCGACGTGGCAATCTCATTGAGCCATTCTTTCATTCTGAGCAGGGTGGCGTTTTTACCAGACATGATAAGCATCTCATTTATTCCAATTCCACAATTCCACACAAAATAAAAGACGACTCAAGAGATTGCTACCACCTCAAAAAACCAGGTCTCGCAATGACGATTCAAAGTTCCTTCTCCCTTGATGGGAGAAGGTGAGGATGAGGGTGAAAGTCCAAAATGAAATTATGGTTGGTTGCTATCAATACATTACTTACAAAAATCATTCATATATTTTCAAGATAGACCTTCATGCTACATTCGCAGCACCAGATGAATATGAAAATAAGTTGCCCCCTCACCCTGGCCCTCTCCCACGAAGGGGCGAGGGAAAAAAGAACAAAAGAATTCAGAGTTCCTTCTCCCTTGATGGGAGAAGGTGAGGATGAGGGTGAAAGCCCAGAAAGAGACCATGGTTGGTTGCTCAATATGAGTTACCTATAAAAAATCATTCCTGGATTTTCAGGATAGACCGTCATGCTGCTTTGCAGCACCACATGAGGATGAAAATGCCTTCCCAGGAATCGTTTCCCCCTTTAGCAAAGGGGTTAGGGGATTTGAATTTTTTACTGCTCCGTCATTGCGAGGAGCGTCTTGTGCGACGTGGCAATCTCTACCATCCACTTAGTCATTCTGAGGAGTCCGGTGTTTTTGCCGGACGACGTAAGAATCTCATCATTTAAAGTATTTATGAAGAAAAAACTTAAAAGATAAGATCCTCACGCCCTCAAAAAGCGAGGGCTCAGGATGACCGATTAAAGGCACACCCCCCCTTTATCCCCCCTCAATGGGGGAATTTATAAGATGGTATTTCCAGGATAGACCATCAAACTGGGAAGCACCACTCAGGATGACGCCTGCGTTATAAAATGAGATCTTCAACCCTCACTTGGTAAGGGCTGAAGATGAGGTTATTTTTTTATTCATTCTATTTACTGGATAGATTTTGAAAAAAAGACTTCCCGTTCCTTTTTGGGTGCAGTTATCGTGATAAAATTATAAATAATAACTGAGAAATAAAACGTAATAATATAAAATCCATTAAAAAACTAATATAGAGGTTTTAACCAGCTTTTTCGAGTAGAATTGACTAAAAGTAAAAGAAAATTTTTTATCAATAAATGATTTTTGCTAATCCTATGGAGGTAAAGCTGGATTATACTGAAACTTAAATAAGAGTATTTATTTTCAATGATTGTTTTTCTAGTAAATATTTAATACAATAAAATAAGTTAAGAAAAGAAAATAGGAGGGGCAGAAAAACTCCTTGTTGCCTCATGATTATTAACTCACAGTTTATCAATTAAATCTTAATCTTCAGATTGTTTAGTTTTAAAGAGATTTTTTTTGGCAATGGTTTTGAAAGAATAAGTTTAAATTAATCTATTAAAGTGTATTTAAAGCTAATATATATGTTAAAATGATTTTTGTTTATGGGAAAAGTGATTGCTATAGCTAACCAAAAAGGGGGAGTTGGGAAAACCACTACCTCGATTAATCTAGGCTCATGTTTAGCTCAAATGGGTCTAAAAATATTGTTGGTTGATTCTGACCCCCAGGGGAATACTACCAGTGGTTTGGGGATTGATCGTTCGGTTCTCAAAAGATGTTTATATGATTTATTAATACCGACTGAATCTGGGTATTCCTTGAATGATGTAATACAAGCGTCATCGGTTTCAAATTTATGGTTGGTACCCACAACCATAAGGCTTGCCGGAGCAGAAGTAGAATTAGTCACGGTAATAGGGAGGGAGTATCGTTTAAAAGAAACACTAAAAGATGTTATTAATGAGTATGATTATATTTTTGTTGATTGTCCACCTTCTCTTGGTTTGTTAACAATTAATGCCTTAAGTTGTGCGAACGCAATGCTCATACCAATTCAGTGCGAATATTATGCCTTGGAAGGCTTAGGGCAACTTTTAAATACTCTTAAAGCAGTGAAAAATTTACTTAATTCTCAACTTGAAATATTTGGAGTTTTATTAACCATGTATGATGTGAGAACCAACTTGTCTCAGCAAGTAGCTCAAGAGATACAAAGAGTTTTTGGAGATAAAGTCTTTAAAACTATAATTCCAAGAAATGTTCGATTAAGTGAAGCTCCAAGTTTTGGGCAGCCGGTAATTACCTATGATCGTTACTCAACTGGTGCCGAAGCATATCTTAATTTAGCCAAGGAAGTGTTAGCAAGAGATGGCAAGAAAAAGTCTTGGTAAAGGGCTTGATGCTCTAATCCCTGGGGTTGGAAATCTTGGCGCCCGGTCAATTCAGGAAGTTGATATTCAAGTTATTCATAGTAATCCTTTCCAACCCCGGCTTCAAATGAACGATGAGGGTTTAGAAGAGCTTGCCGAGTCGATTCGTATTCATGGTGTATTACAGCCGATTATCTTAAGAAGCGACGGGACAGGGTATGAAATAGTTGCAGGGGAGAGAAGATGGAGAGCAGCACAAAAAGCGGGCTTGTCAACTATTCCTGCCATAGTTGAAGAAGTTAATGAACAAAAAAGATTAGAAATTGCTTTAATTGAAAACTTACAGAGGGAAGATTTAAACCCCTTAGACTTAGCTAAGGGAATTCACCGATTGATGCTTAATTTTGAACTTACCCAAGAGGATATTTCAAAAAGATTGGGGAAAAAGAGACCTACCATTGCTAATTTACTCCGCCTTCTTGACTTACCCCAAGAAATACAGAAATTGATTGAAAATAACAACATTTCATTTGGCCATGCTCGAGCATTGCTTGGCGTTGAAAGTCAAGATTTAAAGATTCAATTATCAGAAAAAATTATCCGAGAAAATTTGTCGGTTCGTGACATCGAAAAAATAATACGCAACATGAAAGCCAAAGGACCCACTCTTTCAGTAAATCGTCAAGAAAAAAAAGAAGTTACAAATGAGTATCAAGAATCCGAAGTTTCTTTTGTTGAAGAGAATTTGATGAGATATTTAGCTACAAAAGTAAAAATAGTGAAAAAAAGAATAACTATTGAATATTATGGGGATGAAGACCTTCATCGCATTTATAATTTAATAACAGGTAAAGAAGAACCGTTTTAGGGGTGGAAATATGCCTTCAAGAGAACCAAAAGACTTAACGGTATTTTGGATTAATCCCTTAAAGGGACAGATGAAAAAAATGAACCTCCGATGGAAAACGATTCTATTTGGCTTATTGTTGGTAATTTTAGGAATTGGATTCGGTGTTGGCGGAATTCTTTGGTATAACAATAAGATTAAGTGCGAATTGGGATGTATGGTTACCCATCTACAAGAGACGAAAAGTGAATTGGCTTCCCTGGAGGTCAAGAAAAAAGAGCAAGAACAAAAATTGGAAGAATTAGCCAAAAAGGCCGATCAAGTTGTTCAAGAAATGAATCAACTACGGGAATTAGACCAAAAGGTCAGGAGTTTGTTAGAAAAGGATTTACAATCACAATTAAAAAAGTATGGGATTGACCTCGGTTTTTCTGCAGCCGCGAACGAATTATACATACCGGTACAAATGTTTATTAATCCTAATTTGGATGCCTTCCCCTTTGGAATGGGTGGACCAAACTATATGTCGTTATCAGGTGTTCCAGTTTCTTCGCAGCCGCTTCGACCAGCTGTTGATCCAGAATTTTATAATAAGGCAAAAAACATAGAAGATAATCTTTCGTGGCTTCGTGCAGAAATGATGGTCAGAGAAAAATCTTTTAATGAAATAATTCAAGTAATTGAAAAAAAAGACAAATTGATTACTATGGTTCCGATGCGTTGGCCGACTTGGGGAAGGGTTTCCTCGAGTTATGGTTGGAGAAAGGATCCTTTTACCGGTCGTAAAGCATGGCACACTGGTGTGGATATTGCTGCACCAGCTGGTAGAAACATAGTCGCGACTGCGGCAGGGAAGGTGATCTTTTCGGGTTGGAATGGAAATTATGGAAGATGTGTAATCATTAGGCATCAATTTGGATATGAAACCGTTTACGGCCATTTATCAAAAATACTTGTTGAAAACGGTGAAGAAGTTAAAAAAGAAACCATAATTGGGAAGGTTGGTTCTTCTGGACGAAGCACCGGTCCTCACTTACATTATGAAGTACGAAAGTACGGTAATGTCATAAATCCATGGCCTTATTTGCCATAAATCGTGATAGTTTAAGAAATATTCAGTTAGTAAAAAGTTTATTAATAACTTAGTTTTATTTTACAAGCCAGTAAGTGTATTTAACACAATTTTAAACTCTGCTAAGTAACTTCTTGATAATACAGTTTTTTTAAGCTTCTAAAAAGTTAGGTAAATTGAAATTTTAACGACTAAGCCTTCTTTGATATAAAGACAATTTTAATAAAGTGGTTAGAAAACAATTATAGATAGAATAGACGTCCATTCCATTTGGTTGCACGAGATAAGGAAGAAAATATCGATTCAGGAATCAATTTCCCATCGTAGCCAAGGGGAGAGGAAAAAAAAGATTAAACTCATGAGATAGCCAAGACCTGAAAAAACGAGGTCTCGCAATGACGATCCAGAGTTCCTTCTCCCTTGATGGGAGAAGGTGAGGATGAGGGTGAAAGCCCAGAAAGAGACCATGGTTGGTTGCTCAATATGAGTTACCTATAAAAAATCATTCCTGGATTTTCAGGATCGACCTTCATGCTGCTTTCGCAGCACCAGATGAATATGAAAATAAGTTGCCCCCTCACCCTGGCCCTCTCCCACGAAGGGGCGAGGGAAAAAAGAACAAAAGAATTCAGAGTTCCTTCTCCCTTGATGGGAGAAGGTGAGGATGAGGGTGAAAGTTCAGAATGAGACCATGGTTGGTTGCTCAATATGAGTTACCTATAAAAAATCATTCCTGGATTTTCAGGATAGACCCTCATGCTGCTTTCGCAGCACCAGATGAGGATGAAAATACCTATCTAAATCCGTCATTGCGAGGAGCGTCTTATGCGACGTGGCAATCTCTACCATCCACTTAGTCATTCTGAGGAGTCCGGTGTTTTTGCCGGACGACGTAAGAATCTCATCATTTAAAGTATTTATGAAGAAAAAACTTAAAAGATGAGATCCTCACGCCCTCAAAAAGCGAGGGCTCAGGATGACCGATTAAAGACACACCCCCCTTTATCCCCCCTCAATGGGGGAATTTATAAGATGGTATTTTCAGGATAGAAAAAATTATTATAATGGGAACAAATAGATCCAAAATGAAAATATGATAAATAAAACTTTAATAAGGAGTGAAAAAGATGAAGTATGGTGTAAGCTGGGCTTTTATTCTTCTACTTATTTTTTCTTTGGTTATGCCAGTCTGGGCAGATATTCAAAAAGCGGAAATTACAACTGTTAAATACGAAGGAGTTGGAGAAAATGCCTCTATTACTATCGAGGGACTAATCAACTCAGACCAGACCGGTATTGGATACTTAGAAGCTTTTATCACCTTTGAAGGCAAGGATTATAAAACTCAAGCTGTCGAAATTGAATCGAGAATTCCAGAACAAAACTATCGATATTCATTCCGTTTGGATGATTTTCGCTACATTGATCACCAAAAAAATCAAGTTGAAATCCTCTCCATTTTTCAGCCTGGACAAACTATTATAGTTTATCTCTATGAAGAAAAAATAACTGACGGGGAAAATCTTACTGTTGATGCTCAAAATGAACTTAATCAAAGAGGCTATGCTTTGAGAGGAATATTGGCTAAAAAGACCTTTAAACTACCTTAAAAGAATTAATTGAAAAGTGATTTGTTAGAAGACTTTCATGCTGCATAGCAGCATCAAATGAGGGTGAAAATCCAGAACGAGACCCCTGTTTAGTTGCTATAAATGAATTACATATAAAAAAATCGTTCATGTATTTTCAGAATAGACCTTCATGCCACTTTGGTGGCGCCAGATGATGATGAAAATTACTCATTCAGAAATGAATCTCCCCCTTTAGAAAAGGGGGTTAGGGGGATTTGAATTTTTGGAAACCAATCGAATCCCAAACCCTCTCCCTTTATCCAAAGAGAGAAGAATAAAAAAGATTAAGCTCAAGAGATTGCCACGCCACTCCGTTCGCAATGACGAATCAGAGTTCCTTCTCCCTTGATGGGAGAAGGTGAGGATGAGGGTGAAAGCCCAGGATGAGATCCTGGTTGGTTGTTTAATATGAGTTACCTATTAAAATCGTTCCAGTATTTTCAGAATAGAAAATAAAAATAGGTCATTCAATCATCCGATTCAAATCTTGGAAGGATGATGAGGAGGCATTCCTTTGAACAGGATGCTAAAAGAAATTAAGGAACAACCTGAAATTTTAAAAAAAATATCACAAGAATACGTTATTGATGGTAAATTATTCAGCTGGAATGCACCGAAAAAAGGAAAAATCATTATAACTGGCATGGGAAGTTCTTTGTTTGCTGCTTATCCAGCCTATTTGAGACTTATGGACTATGGTTATCCCGTTGTCTGGATTGATGCATCTGAATTGTTGCACTATGGGTTAAATAGTATTAAAAAAGAAGATACGCTTATCAGCATATCTCAATCAGGTGAATCATTTGAAGTTGTTGAAGTTATTAAAAGATATCCAAATTTTAATCGTATTATTGGTTTTACAGCGCAAACGAGGAGTACTATGGGTGGATTGTGTTCGGAAACCATTGATATCCTTTCAGGCACAGAAGAATCAATAACCTCTACTAAAGCATACACTGCAACCTTAGCGCTTTTGAATCTCATGTCTTTATCTTGGATCTATGCACAAAATGAAATAAGCGGATTACGTTCTTTATTGGATCAACTAGCTGATGAAATCGAAGAAGTTATTGAAAATTCGGAGAGCTGGTGTAATGACCTCCTTGATGAATTGAATATCATCCAACCATCGCATCATAAGGTAATCATTGCCCGCGGGCCAGCTCTGAGTTCGGCATGGCATGGGAATCTATGTTTTTCGGAATGCACCAAGGAGCTTTTTGCCGTTTTTTCCGCAGGTCAATTTCGTCATGGACCTTATGAACTTGCTGTCAATCCTTTGCTGGCTATAATTCTTTCTCTTCATGGTAAAACGCAAAAACTTACCTCCTCTCTTGCTCAAGAGCTTATCCAAAAGGAAGCGCAAGTTCTTTTGATTGGAGAAAAAGAATTTTCACCTCCAGGAAAAAAACAACGATTTAAATTTCTTCCAATTCAATGTAGTGATGAGTATTTTGCTCCAATGGTAGCCATTGTTTATCTTCAAATTATTGCCTACTATACAGCAATACGAAAAGGTATTGAACCGGGTACTGCACAAATTGTAAGCAAAATGACGCTTAAGGAGTAAATCATGAAGAAAGTTTTTGTAGGAGGTAATATTAGCCTCGATCTTGTTTTAGGTGAAATTGATACTTTTCCTGGCTGGGGTGTAGAGTTGCTCATCCCTGGATATACCATGCGACCTGGTGGTCAAGCTAGCAATGCCGTGTTGGCTTTGGGTAGTTTGAAAGTTCCAGTTTATGTAATAGGAACGATAGGCATAGACAATGTTGGACAAGACATTCGGAATTCCTATCAAAAGTGGGGAGTCAATAGTGACTTTTTGTTTGCGCTTCCCAATATACCAACTGGTTTATCGGTTGCAGTAACCAATAGAGCAACCCACGAAAGAACCTTTTTGACTGAACTTGGTGCTCAAAAAGAATTTTCATATATCCATTTAGAAAAAGTATATTCTCATATTCAAGATGGCGATTATTTTTTAATATGTGGATATTTTCTCAGTAATTCCCTCAGAAATGATAATTTTGTTCATTTCTTACACAAGGTAAAAAAAGAAAAACCTAAAACAATTTTTTTACTGGATACCGGTTGGCCACCAGAGGGTTGGACAAATCAGATTAAAGATGAAGTATTAAATCTTCTCCCTTACTTTGACTACTTTTTTCCCAATGAAATTGAAGTTGCCCATTTAACCAATGACCAACCGACTAAGATTTTCAATAAATGGTCTGGTACTCTGGTGGTAAAAACCGGTAAAGATGGAAGTAGGATAATGACTCGTGAAAATGCATATCTTATCCCCACCATTCCAGTTGAGGTAAAAGATACTATTGGCGCCGGAGATTATTTTAATGCCGGGTTCATTTGGGGACTATGGAAAGGATATGATCTTCTGCAATCCGCTCGGGTTGCTAATATTATTGCCTCCCTGAACATTTCCTTAGATGCTCAACGGTTAAAATTATCCAATCCCACAGATGTTGATAAAGTTTTAGAAAAGTTCGATTGAGGAATTTAAAACTCTGATAAGTTATTGACTCAAAAATCCAACTTATATCATCATTTCTAGTCCTTCATTTAATAATGTATAATAAAAAGATGTTAGGTTACTCTCCAATAAAAGGGGAAGCGAGGAGAAAAGAGATTGTTGATCTTTCAGCACCCGATGTACCGCAACTTCAAGCGCTTTCGAGAAATAATACGAGTATTCAATAAATATGGTTTTGCTCTTCATCGTTTGGTTTTTTTTGAACGCTGGACTTTCCCCCCGATTTCCAAACAAATCTTAACTAATCCTCCTCAGCTCAACCTCAGAATGGCTTTAGAAGAACTCGGAACAACCTTTATTAAAATTGGTCAAATCCTAAGCACTCGGATTGACCTTTTATCCGAAGATTATTGTCGCGAGCTTAAAAAACTTCAGGATGACACCACGCCGGTTCCTTTTGAAGAAATACGTGAGGTTGTCGAGTTAGAATTAAAAGCAAAAATAGAAGAGCTCTTTTTAGAGTTCGATCCAATTCCTATTGCTTCAGCGTCAATAGCTCAAGTCCATCGAGCAGTATTAAAAAGCGGTGAAAAAGTGGCTGTTAAGGTGCAAAAACCAAATATTGAAAAGAAGGTAAATGCTGATTTAGAGATTTTATCCTATATTGCAGGATTTTCAGATCGTTTAAAGATTTTTTCTGAGAACATTTCTTTTAGTGAATTGGTCGCAGAATTTAGAAAGAATTTGACCCGAGAAATTGATTTTTTGTATGAGTCGGTTAATGCCATGAAATTTAGGGAAAATTTTAAAGCACAGGAAGGCATATATATACCACAAGTTTTCCCCAGGTATTCAACTCGGAAAGTTTTAATCATGGAACTCATAGAAGGTGTTCGACTTACTCGTATTCATGATTGCCATATCCAAGGGCTTGATTGCCAATTATTAGCCGAAAGAGGAGCTTTGGCAGTATTAAAGATGATATTTGAGGATGGATTCTTTCATGCTGATCCTCATCCAGGAAATATTATGGTAAAAGAACCCAATGGGGAGCTGGTATTTCTTGATTTTGGAATGGTGGGTGCAATTGATAGTGAAACCCGGGTCAGTATTGTTAAAATTTTGTTGGCAGCTTTGGAGAAAGACGCTTCACGGGTCGTATCTTATATTGAGGAAGATATACTAACTGTCCCAATAAAATCACCAGTTGGGTTAAGGCTCGATCTCAATGAAGTTTTAGAAAGATATATAACGGCTGATTTAAAAGAGATGAATTTGAACAATTTAGTTACCGATTTTTTCTATATTCTTCGTAAACACAACCTTCGGTTTCCTGCTCATTTTGCCTCAATTTTAAGAGCCTTGGTGGTTGCAGAGGGGACAGGTATGATGCTGAATCCCCATTTTACCATAACTCCCTACTTGGAAAAAACCTTAAGAAAGTTATTTGCTCGTGCTATGGATTATGAGAATGTTAGTAAGAAAGCCTTTCATTATTTGTTTGATTGGAAAAAATTGATCGAGGAATTTCCGGGTAAAGGCCATGAAATCCTGACGAAGCTATCATCCGGTCGGTTTAATATTAAATTTGAAAATAAAGAGTTGGAAGAAATTGGGAAAAAAATTGATTCAATAAGTAATCGAGTTTCTCTGAGTATCATTTTAGCCGCTTTTTTAATTGGTTCTTCGCTCATATATACTAATTATCAGTATCTTAAATCATTAAGTATACTCGGTATTCTGGGTTATATTATTGCTGCCTTTTTGGGTATTATGCTGATATTTGAAATGCTTCGTCATCGATAAACAGGTTGTTTCTATAATGAAAACCCATGGGCATGATAAATCAAGCCCCTACCAGAGAATATAAAATTGTAGGGGCACAATGTATTGTGCCCATTCTTTAATTAATGTAGCGACATGCCATGGTATATCGAATCTTGGATTTTCATCCATAGCTGGTGCCACGAAAGTGGCATGAAAGTCTATCCTGAAAATGCAGTGAGAAGTGTGTGGTGAGTAGTGAGTTGTAAAAAAAATTACAACCCGATTTCCTGTCTTTTTCTCATCAAGAGAGAAGGAACTCTGAATTCTTTTGTTCTTTTTTCCCTCGCCCCTTGGTGGGAGAGGGTCAGGGTGAGGGGGCAACTCATTTTCATCCTCATCTGGTGCTGCTAGGTAGCATACGGGTCCAACCTGAAAATACCTGAACACGTGAAAAGGAATCATAAAAAGTGGAAAAAAGGCACACCCCACCTGAATCCCCC
Protein-coding sequences here:
- a CDS encoding carbohydrate kinase family protein, which produces MKKVFVGGNISLDLVLGEIDTFPGWGVELLIPGYTMRPGGQASNAVLALGSLKVPVYVIGTIGIDNVGQDIRNSYQKWGVNSDFLFALPNIPTGLSVAVTNRATHERTFLTELGAQKEFSYIHLEKVYSHIQDGDYFLICGYFLSNSLRNDNFVHFLHKVKKEKPKTIFLLDTGWPPEGWTNQIKDEVLNLLPYFDYFFPNEIEVAHLTNDQPTKIFNKWSGTLVVKTGKDGSRIMTRENAYLIPTIPVEVKDTIGAGDYFNAGFIWGLWKGYDLLQSARVANIIASLNISLDAQRLKLSNPTDVDKVLEKFD
- a CDS encoding ABC1 kinase family protein: MLIFQHPMYRNFKRFREIIRVFNKYGFALHRLVFFERWTFPPISKQILTNPPQLNLRMALEELGTTFIKIGQILSTRIDLLSEDYCRELKKLQDDTTPVPFEEIREVVELELKAKIEELFLEFDPIPIASASIAQVHRAVLKSGEKVAVKVQKPNIEKKVNADLEILSYIAGFSDRLKIFSENISFSELVAEFRKNLTREIDFLYESVNAMKFRENFKAQEGIYIPQVFPRYSTRKVLIMELIEGVRLTRIHDCHIQGLDCQLLAERGALAVLKMIFEDGFFHADPHPGNIMVKEPNGELVFLDFGMVGAIDSETRVSIVKILLAALEKDASRVVSYIEEDILTVPIKSPVGLRLDLNEVLERYITADLKEMNLNNLVTDFFYILRKHNLRFPAHFASILRALVVAEGTGMMLNPHFTITPYLEKTLRKLFARAMDYENVSKKAFHYLFDWKKLIEEFPGKGHEILTKLSSGRFNIKFENKELEEIGKKIDSISNRVSLSIILAAFLIGSSLIYTNYQYLKSLSILGILGYIIAAFLGIMLIFEMLRHR